The following are encoded in a window of Impatiens glandulifera chromosome 5, dImpGla2.1, whole genome shotgun sequence genomic DNA:
- the LOC124940101 gene encoding transcription factor PRE1-like has product MSGRRVSRQSSSSGGGGGGSSGSSSSSRITDDEMINLISKLQQLLPEIPTSNTRTNRRTNHAKASASKVLQETCNYIKNLHREVDDLSDRLSQLLSTIDADSTEAAIIRSLIE; this is encoded by the exons ATGTCCGGCAGGAGGGTTTCAAGACAGTCGTCATCaagcggcggcggcggcggaggaaGCAGCGGCAGCTCATCAAGCAGCAGGATAACCGACGATGAAATGATAAACCTAATTTCCAAATTGCAGCAACTTCTCCCTGAGATCCCAACGTCTAACACTCGCACTAATCGCCGCACTAATCATgcaaag GCATCTGCTTCAAAGGTGCTACAAGAAACATGCAATTACATCAAGAACTTGCACAGAGAAGTAGACGATTTGAGCGATAGGCTTTCTCAGCTTTTGTCGACAATCGACGCCGACAGCACTGAGGCAGCCATTATCAGGAGTTTGATcgaatga
- the LOC124938819 gene encoding 3-dehydroquinate synthase homolog, whose product MQNASAVSCLSYYLRDLQNCCRFSKIGSKYTNNRAQLQFYRRLPAFSISSSSSISMSKKKLVWIWTENKQVMTAAVERGWNTFLFPSHRRQLADDWSAMAFISPLLIEDRQVYDGDRKLISTFSEISSPAQLEQLKPENEPADNIIVNLSDWQVIPAETIVAAFQTSHKTVLAISKTSNEAQTFLEALELGLGGVVLKVEDVESVLELKDYFDRRSEQDNILELTTAVVTRVEMVGMGDRVCVDLCNLMIPGEGILVGSFARGLFLVHSECLESNYISSRPFRVNAGPVHAYVAVPGGRTSYLSELKTGKEVIVVDQDGRQRIGIVGRVKIETRPLIIVEAKIKSNDQILCSILLQNAETVSLVTPKGGNGYKTASSIAITSLKVGDEVLLRTQGDARHTGIEIQEFVVEK is encoded by the exons ATGCAAAATGCCTCTGCTGTTTCCTGCTTATCCTACTACCTCCGAGATCTTCAAAATTG TTGTAGATTCTCAAAGATTGGTTCAAAATACACGAACAATCGAGCCCAGTTGCAGTTCTATCGCCGTTTGCCTGCCTTTTctatatcatcttcttcttcaatatcAATGTCCAAGAAGAAGCTAGTGTGGATATGGACGGAGAACAAGCAAGTCATGACCGCCGCTGTCGAAAGAGGATGGAACACGTTTCTCTTCCCTTCGCATCGTCGCCAACTTGCCGACGATTGGTCTG CAATGGCGTTTATATCCCCTCTTTTAATCGAGGACAGACAGGTTTACGATGGCGACCGCAAATTAATCTCCACATTTTCCGAGATTTCTTCTCCCGCACAATTAGAACAACTGAAACCGGAAAATGAGCCTGctgataatattattgtaaactTATCAGATTGGCAG GTGATACCTGCAGAAACTATTGTTGCAGCTTTTCAAACAAGTCATAAAACTGTGTTAGCCATCTCAAAGACCTCAAATGAAGCACAGACTTTCCTTGAG GCCTTAGAATTGGGTTTAGGTGGAGTTGTTTTAAAAGTTGAGGATGTAGAATCAGTTCTTGAGTTGAAG GATTATTTTGACAGAAGAAGTGAACAAGATAATATACTGGAATTGACCACAGCTGTTGTTACTCGTGTAGAAATGGTTGGAATGGGAGATCGTGTTTGTGTCGATCTTTGCAATCTCATGATACCCGGTGAAGGGATTTTG GTTGGTTCATTTGCTAGAGGCTTGTTCCTCGTCCATTCTGAATGCTTAGAGTCCAATTACATCTCCAGCAGACCATTCCGGGTTAATGCA GGTCCTGTACATGCCTATGTGGCAGTTCCTGGAGGAAGAACATCTTACCTTTCAGAGTTAAAAACTGGTAAAGAGGTAATTGTTGTTGACCAAGATGGTAGACAACGAATTGGAATTGTTGGGCGCGTGAAGATTGAGACAAGACCACTTATAATTGTCGAGGCTAAG ATAAAATCGAATGATCAAATTCTCTGTAGTATTCTTCTACAGAATGCGGAAACAGTGTCCCTTGTCACTCCTAAAG GGGGGAACGGTTATAAGACTGCATCGTCAATAGCTATTACTTCTCTTAAAGTTGGTGATGAAGTACTACTGAGAACTCAAGGCGACGCTCGTCATACTGGAATCGAAATACAAGAATTTGTTGTTGAGAAATGA
- the LOC124939812 gene encoding galactose mutarotase-like, whose amino-acid sequence MWKVDRTLFLLICCVVVVFSADCSVSDVGIYELKVGSFSVKLTNWGAGIVSVVLPDKDGKLDDIVLGYDSLDDYKNDKTYFGAIVGRVANRIGGAKFTLNGTLYKLAANDGKNTLHGGVKGFSDVLWKVSKHQKTGSSPHITFFYQSYDGEEGFPGGLIVTVTYTITGHNLLVKMVAKATNKPTPVNLAQHTYWNLAGHNSGNILNNQVQIFGSKITEVDKDLIPTGKILPVKNTPYDLLKPTVISSKIKELGKGYDINYCIDNFDSSRKMKTAAFVHDKKSGRRMEVVTDQPGVQFYTGNYIKDVKGKGGFVYQEHAGLCLETQNYPDAVNHPNFPSEIVVPGKQYKHLMLFKFSIQA is encoded by the exons ATGTGGAAAGTTGATCGAACGTTGTTTTTGTTGATTTGTTGTGTCGTGGTGGTGTTTAGTGCGGATTGTTCAGTCTCAGACGTGGGGATCTATGAACTAAAAGTAGGGAGTTTTTCAGTGAAACTTACTAATTGGGGAGCTGGAATCGTCTCCGTTGTTCTACCAGATAAGGATG GAAAATTGGATGATATTGTTCTTGGGTATGATTCACTCGATGACTATAAG AATGACAAAACATACTTTGGTGCCATTGTTGGACGAGTTGCTAACAGAATTGGCGGAGCCAAATTCACTCTCAACGGTACTCTCTACAAGCTTGCTGCAAACGACGGCAAAAACACTCTTCACG GGGGAGTAAAAGGCTTTAGTGACGTCTTATGGAAGGTAAGCAAACACCAAAAAACCGGTTCATCTCCTCATATAACCTTCTTCTATCAAAGCTACGACGGAGAAGAAGGATTTCCCGGCGGTCTAATCGTGACAGTCACATACACAATAACCGGTCATAACTTATTAGTTAAAATGGTAGCCAAAGCTACAAACAAACCAACTCCGGTCAATCTAGCTCAACACACATACTGGAATCTCGCCGGCCATAACTCCGGCAACATCTTAAACAATCAAGTTCAAATCTTTGGTTCTAAAATAACAGAGGTGGATAAAGATTTAATCCCAACTGGGAAAATCCTTCCGGTTAAAAACACCCCTTATGATCTTCTCAAACCAACTGTTATTTCGTCAAAGATTAAAGAACTTGGGAAGGGATATGATATTAATTACTGTATTGATAATTTTGATTCGAGTAGGAAGATGAAGACGGCTGCTTTTGTACATGATAAGAAATCAGGTAGAAGGATGGAAGTCGTGACGGATCAACCGGGAGTTCAGTTTTATACTGGGAATTATATTAAGGATGTGAAAGGGAAAGGTGGTTTTGTTTATCAAGAACATGCTGGTTTGTGTTTGGAGACACAAAATTATCCAGATGCTGTTAATCATCCGAATTTTCCATCGGAGATTGTTGTTCCTGGAAAACAGTATAAGCATCTTATGCTTTTCAAGTTCTCTATTCAAGCTTAA